CCCTCATCTCCTCCACTTCCTCCTGCAGGACGAGCCCAGAGAAAAGGAGCACGAAGCCCACCTTTGCCCCGCTGGCATCCATGCCGTCCCTGGGCTCCCTGGCTGCATCTTCCTCCTCATTCTCCTCCCTCTACTCCTTCCCAGAGCCCTGGCCCGGGGCAATGGCAGAGCTGGCCGCCCTCACCCCTCAGACTGCCTCAGAGCCACAACCAGAGGCAGAGGTAGAGGTGGAGCCAGAGCCAGCCCTGATTCCCAGCCCTGAGAGCCCAGCtctcctggcagcagcccccagccccctccACTCCCTGGGGCCACGTGAGCAGAAGGATGGagcacagagccccacagagccctccctgccccactgcTCCCACTCAGAGCTCATCATGGAGCTGCTCCAAGCCATCCATGAAAACCACGTGGCTGTTGAGCGCCGCTGCCAaatgctgcaggcagtgctggagcagcgGGGGGAGGCCGAGACCCCCAGGGAGCACCCCAAGGAGCCCCCAGACCAGGAGCCCCCAGACCAGAAGCCCCCCAGGCTCCACCTGCGCATACAGATGGATGTCCTTAGTAATGACATTTGGCAGCTGCTGAAGAGGCACACAGACATggatacagacacagatatggACACGGATGCAGACAAGGACATGGAAACAGATTGGAGCATAGtagaggaagctgaggggagtGCCCCAAAGGAGCTGAACCAGAGAGTCCTGATGGACCCAGGCAGGACCAACCCAACAGGGTCCTGCTGGGGTCCCACGGGCACAGCCCACCAGCGGGTGACCccggggctgtgctgggccgggcagtgcctgcaggattggtgctgcaggctgtggcGGTGGGTGCAGGAGCGCTGGACgcactgctgtgcacagccctTTTGGCAGCACTGGTCCTACGTGGGGAAGAAAACCCTCTGAGCCCCACTGTGGGGCCTGGCACCGCTACAGCCCCGCTGCGCTCCCTCCAGCTCACACCATTGGAGGGTTTCCcttccctggtgctgctgatcTCTTCCCGTCCCGGGGCTCACACAGCCTTGCAGTGCCCCCGAGCAGCGATGGGGCTGCACCCATCCCGGGGCTGTAGCACAGACCTGCAGAACCACAGCCCGCTTTGGGTGGGAAGGGCCCTCCAAGCCCACCCTGTGCCAACCCCatgggcaggggctgctcccCTCGGCCTGGGGTGCAACACAGAACCATCACTGGGGCAGAAAGGAACATCCTGGGACAGAATCAGCTCGGCAGGACCATAGGAAGGGTACTGAGATGTCTTGGATACAACAGGATGGCGGCAGCTGGCACAAGATGGACTGTGGGGTAACGGTGTCAGAATGGAGGTAACAACTGGAAATGTAAATCCTCTGCTTGCGGGGCAACTGCTATTGCAACTGCAAATAAAGTCTGCTTTTATTAGAGACACTGTTATGAGAAATGATTGGGTATTTCCAGCACCTCTGTGGCACTGGGCTCTGTAGTGATGTGCACCAGCGCTTCTCCCTGCTAGGACCTCACCGCCCCCTGGTGTCTcctcttttagcttaaagccaCTGCTCTGCTGTAGCAATTGAGGCACAGACTGAGATAGGAACCATCGAAATTGAAACCCAACCCCTCCACTGCAGGCTCTGGCAAGTCTTACACACATCTCCAAGCTCCCTCCAGTCGCTCTCCATCCCCCTGTGTGTCCATAGAACACTTAACAAGTCTCCCCCACGTCTGCACACCCACAGACCACGCAGTGCCCGTCCCATCACAGCCACACGTTGCTTCTGTTGCCACGCTGCTCCTCCACTCATGGAGGTCACCACATGGAGTTATGGTCCatgtctgctctgctctcctgcacaCAGCCTTTCCTCTCCGTGTCCTCTCACACTCCTGTCAGTGTTGAATCTCAGCCTCCGTTCTGAACATTGTCTGCAACCCCAACATCTTCTTCTTTGTTATTAAAAAGTGAAGGGTACAGGGCCAAAAACAATGGCACTATGTGCATTAATGACAAATCTGTGACATCGTAGACGATTCAAATGGCCagggttgcaaaggcccacagtgctcatccagctccaaccccctgctgtgtgcagggtcaccaaccagcagcccaggctgcccagagccacatccagcctggccttgaatgcctgcagggatggggcatccacagcctccttgggcaacctgttccagtgcgtcaccagcctctgcatgaaaaacttcctcctaagatccaacctaaacctcccctgtctcactttaaaaccattccccttgtcctatcacttcccaccctcacaaacagccgttccccctcctgtttattcactcccttcaagtactggatgcccacaatgaggtctctctgcagccttctcttctccaaaccaaaccagcccagttccctcaacctttcctcatagcagagctgctccagccctctgaccatcctATTGTCCCCCTCCTGGATCCGCTcaaagagctccacatccttcctgtgctgttgGCCCTTCCTGGTATCTTTCACATCCCACACCAAGCTCATCTCCAGAGCTGAACTGAGTCCCATCCCAGGTGCAgaacccagcactgctcctgctgagctgcatgctgctggtGGTGAAACAAACTGATGTCATTCAGTGATAATAATGAAGATAACACAGAGTAAAGAAATGTCTGTGCTCTCTGGTCAGATCTGTTGGTATTTCAGCCCTCTGGGATGCacaccaagcagcagcagcgctgctGTGGTTTAACCTTGCAACAGCTCAGCACCACTCTGCCGTTTGCTCACTGACCCAACAGGAGATAGGTCAGAGCATTGATACAGATAAAGCTGTAAGAACTTGTCAGTTGGGAGAAGGTCGGTTTGATGAGAGAGATaagaaagatgaacagaagtAGATAAAGAAAGGGATATCCAAGGCAATTGCTCAGTAGGTCCTGACTGATGGCCATCCCTGAGCAGCAGACCCCAGGGCCAcctcacagctcagcacagggcCCTGTGGTCCGAGATACACCTTGGGTTCATCTCAGTGCCCGTGGGACTGGCCCCAGACATGCACCAAGGTGAGGGGGATGGCTAGACGTGGACGTGACCTGCTGTCAGACACTGCAATCACCTGGCCACCAATGGTGGGTTTTGTGGTGATGGCATGTGAGTTACGCAGGGTcgcaggctggggctgctctaTAAAGTGagagcaggcagctctgggtgtcctgcagcagcatcacGCCGTGGGTCCTGCCTGAGACAGAGCGAAGGTAACAGcgtgctgcagctccagggctgctcCCGGCACAGGCGTTGCAGCACAGCGGCTGCTGGGGCTGCGCTGGGAACCTTCTtgtctgcagcagggaatggcAGCCGCGGGCTGGAGGCCGGGGGCAGCGGGGTGGGGAAGAGCCCGGCGGCCCTGGATGGGGACGCAGACGGGGGCTTCTTCCCTCTGGTGTCAGGGTGGGTGCAGGTGGGTTTGGAGGTAACCGCGATGCATCTGCTCCgcttctccctgcagcccctgcagccgCTGCCAGCCATGGAGCTCCTCGCCCTGcgctgggtgctgctggccgGCACCTTGCTCAGCATGTCGGCCACCAGCAGCGCCATGTGCCAAGGAGACCTTGGCCCCACCACGGTGCGGATGGACATGGCCCCGCAGTCCTTTGATGACCAATACAAGGGCTGTGAGAACAAGATGAAGGCTGTGCTACCCAAGGTGGGCCGTATGGAGATTGCCAAGAACAAGCTCTTTGCTGCCATCTGGATGAAAGCATCTGTaaaatggcagcagctctgcagccatccctCTACCTGCCCGCATCTGACCCGGGAGCAGGCCATTGCCGTGCTGGCGTACAGTGCTGCGGGTGGGATGTATAAGCAGTTCAATGCAGCCACCCGTCAGGGCAGGCGCTCCCACCAGCACTACATCAAGTCGTACCACTTCAAGATGCTGCACTTCTTCCTGACCCAGGCGGTGCAAGCCCTGCGGAGATCTGGTCCCAAGAAATGTTACCACGTCTATCGCGGTGTTCGGGGCATCCATTTCACTGCTAAAATAGGCACGGACGTGCGCTTTGGCCAGTTCACCTCCACCTCCCTACAGAAGGCTCCCACAAAGATATTTGGCAACGACACCTTCTTTGAGGTGAAGACCTGCTATGGCGTCCCCATCAAGAAAGTGTCCTTCTTCCCCAGTGTGGATGAAGTCCTCGTCCCACCCTATGAAGTCTTCAAGGTCACCAAAATCACCATAATCAGTGGCAGTCCCCAAATCCAACTCCGCTCTAGGGGGACAAAGAGCTTCCACAACTGTGAGCTTGTGAAGTCTCTGGGTGGGCAGTGGGATCAGAGCCACCAGGAGGTGGGGTTGGGGCTCAGCCCTGGGCTGGCTCTGCACTCCCTGCCCGGCCCCAGACCTTTCTCGAATGGATGGGGGCACAGAGAGGAtggccccatcccagcagccctGTAAGGGGATGGGGAGTGTGGAGGTGAAGGGAACGTCTCTGTTtgtggggaggtgggaggtGGGGGAATGGGAAGCTTGAGCAACTTAGAGCTCTGTGAAGCCGTGGGGTGTGCaggggaagggcagcagcagaaacCGAGTGTGGGGATGGGTAGAGACGTGTGCCCAAGGGCCGGTGGTGTGCAGGACGTGTGTCCTCTTCTTATTTCTCTCATTAAACCTCGAGTGTCAGCATTCCGGTGCTGtttgtgttgctgtgctgcattgcGGTCCTGGTGGCACCTGGGAGGTGTGGGGAGCCGGGTCTGCTGTGGGATTGGGGTGGGTGTGTGGGCCccgggctgtggggcagctccAACCCACAGTGCTGCCCCGACCCCGCTGTGCAGCGCTGAGCTGCTGTGATCCCCAGTGCTGTGCGGCTGAGGACGGGTCCGGCCgtgctgcaggtgctggagcGGTGGCCCTTTGGTGGGCACCACGTGGGCTTCTGGGCCCCTCAGCACAAACAGCTCAGACAGCTTTTGGAGAGCAAGAATTGGGCTTTAATGCATTCTGGACaaggctgctccctgcagtgcctgcCTCTGCACGGCTCCTGTGCCCGCTGGGCTCTCGCCCTCACTCTGCCTCaatccctgcagctctccatgcCGAGCTCCCCGTTCCCCCTTTACACCCTCAGCACTCCCCAGCACCGGCCCCATCCTGGAGCCGACAGCCCCGCAGACCCCGGGCCGTGTGCTGGTgaggggctgtgggctgtggtGCTGCCCGAGGTTGGGCCCCCCGTGGCAGCAGAGCCACCCACAGGGGATTCAGGGCTGAGTCCAGGAGCTGAAGAAGCGCTGAAAATGGGAGCGTGACCAGATCTGAAAGGATGAGGAAATGGGGAAAGCAGGCCTTGTGCTGAGGGCCGGGTGCTGCTGGGCACacgctgcaggctgagcaccagcagagctgccctggcACCAGGACGGCAGCCCCGCGGGTTTGGAAGcgctgctgagagcagcaggagccacagcgCCACATCCTGCGTGGGCACAGCCACAGGGTCCCCCAGCAACAAGGGAGAGCCCCGTTCTG
The sequence above is a segment of the Excalfactoria chinensis isolate bCotChi1 chromosome 1, bCotChi1.hap2, whole genome shotgun sequence genome. Coding sequences within it:
- the LOC140264196 gene encoding NAD(P)(+)--arginine ADP-ribosyltransferase 1-like, whose translation is MELLALRWVLLAGTLLSMSATSSAMCQGDLGPTTVRMDMAPQSFDDQYKGCENKMKAVLPKVGRMEIAKNKLFAAIWMKASVKWQQLCSHPSTCPHLTREQAIAVLAYSAAGGMYKQFNAATRQGRRSHQHYIKSYHFKMLHFFLTQAVQALRRSGPKKCYHVYRGVRGIHFTAKIGTDVRFGQFTSTSLQKAPTKIFGNDTFFEVKTCYGVPIKKVSFFPSVDEVLVPPYEVFKVTKITIISGSPQIQLRSRGTKSFHNCELVKSLGGQWDQSHQEVGLGLSPGLALHSLPGPRPFSNGWGHREDGPIPAAL